In the genome of Synechococcus sp. CB0101, the window TGGCCCAGTTTTTGGTGCAACAGGGTGGTGCCCGGCCAGAAGTGCGCGAGCTCTACCTTGATGGCCTGTTTGGCACCGGTTTGTGATCGCACCCCTGGCCGCCCTTCCGCCTGAGGCCTACCTCTGGTTCAAAACCCTCCACATCGTCGGGGTGGTGGTTTGGTTCGCCGGTCTCTTTTATTTGGTGCGCCTGTTCATCTATCACCGCGAAGCCGAGGAGCTGGAACCGGCGCTGCGGGAGCCCTTCCAGGCCCAGTACGGCCTGATGGAGAAGCGGCTGGCCAACATCATCACGACCCCCGGCATGGTGGTGGCCGTGACCATGGCGGTGGGTCTGCTGGTGAGCAATCCCGCCTGGCTGCAGCAGGGTTGGATGCACGCCAAGCTGGCCTTTGTGGCAGCGCTCTTGGCGTATCACGTTTTTTGCTACCGCCTGATGGGGCAGCTGCAGAAGGGTGCCTGCACCTGGAGCCCGAAACAGCTGCGCGCCTTGAACGAGCTGCCCACGCTGCTGCTGGTGATTGTGGTGATGTTGGTGGTCTTCAAAAACCAGTTCCCCACCGGAGCGGCCACCTGGTTCATCGTGGCCTTGGTGGTGTTCATGGCCGCCTCGATTCAGTTCTATGCCCGCTGGCGCCGCTTGCGCGCTGAGCGGGAAGCCGCCAGCGCTGTCTGAGCCCATGGCCCTCCACCCGCTGCAACCGGTGCTCGAGCAGGTGGATGCCAACAGCTGCCCAGGCCGCCTCAATTTCCACTGCCACACGATCCACAGTGACGGCAGCCTGCGCCCGGAACAGCTGGGCCAACAGGCTCTGGCGATCGGCCTCGAGCATTTGGCCGTGACGGACCACCACAGCACGGCAGCCTTTGCACCTCTGCAGAGCTGGTTGCAGCAGCAGGCAGATCAAGGCGAGGCCGTGCCGACGTTGTGGTCGGGGGTCGAGATCAGCTGCCTGCTGGAGAGCTGTCTCGTGCATGTGTTGGCTCTTGGCTTTACGCCTGGCGATCCGGCCCTGGAGCCCTACCGCCAAGGCCAGGCTCCCGTTGGGGAGGCGCTGCAGGCGTCCACGGTGGTGCGGCGCATCCATGACGCGGGTGGGCTGGCCCTGTTGGCCCACCCCGGGCGTTATCGCCTCAGCTTTCAGCGCTTGATTCCAGCTGCGGCAGCCCTTGGCTTTGATGGCGCTGAGGCCTACTACGACTACGCCATGCAGCCGCAATGGCAGCCCACGCCGCATGTGTGCGAGGCGATTGCACGGCTGCTCGACAAACACGCACTTCTGCGAAGTTGCGGGACCGATACCCATGGCCTGGAGCTCAGTGGCCGCTAGGGTTCCCGCAGCATTCATCCCTGCCGATGGGCCTGTTTGATCGTCTGCTCGGTGGCAACAAGTCGGTGAGCGTCAGCGGCGAGGCCAAGCCCGCCAAGAAAGAGGAAGCCTTCTTCCTCGATGCCGACGCCTCCAGCAGCATGGGCGACGTGAACTTCATGCGCCGCTCCAACACCATTCGCCACACCTTCCCGGGCACAGCCAGCAGCCCCGGAGACAAGGAGCTCGTGGAGGAAGTGGCCTCGATGGAGATGCGCCGCGAAATGGCCACCCCAGGCCTTGGCGGTGTGGAAGAGAAGCAGGAGGAGATCAATCTCACCGGTGGCATTCCCAAGCCGGTGAAGAAGACCTTCGCCGAGCAAATGAGCCGCGCCGAGCTCGACCAGCGCATGAAGGGCTCGGCCGTTGGTGTGAACACCCCTGGCCAGGCCAACCCCAAGCTGCAGGCCCCCGCAGAAGCGCAGCCTCAAATCGCCACGCAGCAGCAAGACAGCAAGCCGGGCGACATCGGCGCCTTCAAGGGCTGGGTGAAGGATCTCTGATCCACAACGGTGGAGGCTCAGCCCTCCACCAACGTTTCGGCCTCAAGCACCAGCTGGCGCAGCCGCTCCAGCTGGTTTTTTTGTGCGCCCTCCCACAGGCCACGGTGGTGGGCCTCCAGCAGCCGCTCCGCCATATCCCGAAGCGCCCAGGGGTTATCGCGTTTGAGGAAGGCGAGCACGCCATCGTCGTTGAGCCACTGGTCACTGATCGCGCCGTAGCTCCAGTCGGGCACACGGTCGGTGCTGGCGTCGTAGGCAAACAGGTAATCGAGGCTGGCAGCCATCTCGAAGCCGCCCTTGTAGCCGTGCTGCTGCATCCCTTCAATCCAGCGCGGGTTGAGCACCCGTGAGCGCAGCACCTTGTCGAATTCCCGTTCAAGCCGATGCACCCGTGGCCGCTGCTGGCGGGAGTGGTCGCCAAACCACAATTGCGGTGCGCGTCCCGACACCGCCTCCACGGCAGCAGCCAGACCCCCCTGGAACTGGTAGTAGTCATCGGAATCGAACAGGTCGTGCTCGCGGTTGTCCTGGTTGTGCAGCACCACCTGCACACCCTTGAGGCGCTGTTCGAAGCCCTGCCGATCCGCCTGGATCGCAAGCCGGCCACCGTTACCTTCGCTGCCCCCCAGGCCTTCGTAGCGCCAACTGCTCCAGTTGAGATAAGCGGCCGCCAGGTCACTCCGCTCCTCCCACTCGCCGCTGTCGATCAACCCTTGCAATCCAGCGCCATAGGCCCCAGGCGCCGAGCCGTAGACGCGCCAGGCATGGCCATCACGGCGTGCTGCCGCCGCCAGCGGATTGTCTGCCTCGGGCTCCTCAGCAGCAGCGACCAATGCCGTGGCCCGGTTCACCCAGGCCACTAGTTGCGGAAAGGCATCCCGGAACAGGCCGGAAATGCGCAGGGTCACATCCACCCGCGGACGGCCCAGCTCCCGCAGTGGAATCAGCTCGAGATCCACCAGCCGGCGGCTCGGACCATCCCAGACCGGGCGCACCCCAAGCAGCGCCAACGCCTGGGCAATATCTTCACCGCCATTGCGCATGGTGCTGGTGCCCCACACCGACAGAGCGAGCTGCAGGAGCGGCTCACCCTCCTGCATCAGGTGTTGATCGAGCAGCAGCTCTGCGCTGCGGCGGCCGAGATCCCAGGCAGCCTCCGTCGGCAGGGCCCGCAAATCCACGCTGTAGAAGTTCCGGCCGGTGGGCAAGAGGTCGGGCCGGCCGCGGGTGGGAGCCCCCGAAGGCCCCGCTGCGATTCGGCCTCCGGCAATGGCAGTCAAGAAGGCCTGCCGCTCGGCTGTTCCGCACTGCAAGAGATCAGGCACCAGACCTGATGCCAGGCGTTGCAACACGGCACTGGTGTGTTGCGCCGATTTGGGAGTCCCCTCGCCTCCACTGAGCAACGCCGTGCAGTGGTCGGCAGCGATGGCTTCCAGCCAGGCCACGGCATCGCCCACCAACCGCGGCTGGGGGAGTCCGAATTCAACCAGGCGCTGCTGGTCGGCAGCGCTGAGTGCCTGCTCTTCCGGATCCGACCAAGGGTCGAGCTCCAGCTGCAGATCGCGGGCCAGCGCTTGGGTGAGGCCGAGCCCCTGCTGTTGCGGAGGGCGAGCGAGACAGGCGAGCAGCTCCGCCAGGGCGGGCTCCGCAGGCAGGCTGCCAAAGCGGTGCAGGCCGGTGCGCACTTGCGCTTCTTTGAGCTCGCACAGGTAACCATCGGCCGCATCCAGGGGATCGCCGTTGGCAGCCGCACCGAGGAGATCGGGCAACTGCAGCTCCGCCAAGCGCTCCAGCACGGTGGCCCGCAACTGATCACTGCGGGCGCTACCGAGTTGCACCGCCTCCCAGTACTCATCGATCAATGCCTCCAGCTCCCGCAAATCGCCGTGGAGGCCGGCGCGGCCCAGTGGCGGTGTGAGGTGGTCCAGGATCACAGCCTGGGCCCGGCGTTTGGCCTGTGATCCCTCACCGGGATCATTCACGATGAAGGGATAGATGTGGGGCATGGGCCCCAGCGCCCACTCGGGATAACAGCTGCTCGAGAGCCCCAGACCCTTGCCGGGCAGCCATTCGAGATTGCCGTGTTTGCCCACATGGCAGATCAGCTGCACGCCGGCCTCCTGGCGCAGCCAGAGGTATTGGGCCAGGTAGTGGTGCGGTGGTGGCAGATCCGGGCAGTGGTAGCTGAGGCTCGGATCGCGGTCGTAGCCACGTTCGGGTTGGATCAGCAGCGTGACGTGGCCAAAACGCAACGCCTGGATGGGAAAGCCAGCTGGTTCCAGCTGCGGATCATCGGCAGGGGGACCCCAGCGTTGCTCAAGCCGCTCACGGCCTTCGGCGGGCAGCTGGCCATACCAGGCCTCGTAGCTGGCCAAGGAAAGGTGAGCGCTGGCTGGCCGGTGCAGGCTCTCCGGATCGTTGCTGCGGCCGGCCAGAAGAAGCTGGATCAGCGCGTCGCCATCGCCAGGCAACGGTTGATCCCCAAGGCTGTAACCCGCCTCAGCCAACCAATGGAGCATGGCTGCGGTACTGGCTGGCGTATCGAGCCCCACGCCATTCGCGAGCCGGCTGTTGCGGGTGGGGTAGTTCGCCAGCACCAGGGCCAACCGCCGCTCCGCTGCAGAGGTATGGCGCAACTGACACCAACGCCCCACCAGCTCTGCCACCCAGGCCAGGCGTTCTGGCTGTGGTTGATAGCGAGGCAGCGCTGTGGCCAAGCGCGCATCAGCCGTTGCAACCTCCTTGAACGCTCCCACCCGGGTGGTGATGCGGCCGTCGAGTTCCGGAAGGGCGATCTGAAGGGTGAGATCCAGAGGGGCCAGCCCCACGCTGCT includes:
- the hemJ gene encoding protoporphyrinogen oxidase HemJ — encoded protein: MIAPLAALPPEAYLWFKTLHIVGVVVWFAGLFYLVRLFIYHREAEELEPALREPFQAQYGLMEKRLANIITTPGMVVAVTMAVGLLVSNPAWLQQGWMHAKLAFVAALLAYHVFCYRLMGQLQKGACTWSPKQLRALNELPTLLLVIVVMLVVFKNQFPTGAATWFIVALVVFMAASIQFYARWRRLRAEREAASAV
- a CDS encoding PHP domain-containing protein; this encodes MALHPLQPVLEQVDANSCPGRLNFHCHTIHSDGSLRPEQLGQQALAIGLEHLAVTDHHSTAAFAPLQSWLQQQADQGEAVPTLWSGVEISCLLESCLVHVLALGFTPGDPALEPYRQGQAPVGEALQASTVVRRIHDAGGLALLAHPGRYRLSFQRLIPAAAALGFDGAEAYYDYAMQPQWQPTPHVCEAIARLLDKHALLRSCGTDTHGLELSGR
- the cobN gene encoding cobaltochelatase subunit CobN — encoded protein: MHRLAAVPGSSSPSDGVLFIEQPAATAVLLTSADTDLTALAAQLDRCPDVIGAGRSLRALNLAALQHPAVLDHYIRTSLQSTDLVVVRLLGGRGHWSYGLEQLRQWAEEQPARQLMVLSGTAEEEATLVELSSVSTPLALACSRCLREGGPANWLAVLTSWKALLDGAQITPPVPEALADPEVYDWRDDPGPRVGVVLYRALLQAGDLALADALLSALRTAGLAPRALWLSSLRDGAVQQGVADLLGRERVDAVLCTTSFASVQMSEAGLGAPLWDQLAVPVLQLLCSTQNESSWRESSVGLAPLDLTLQIALPELDGRITTRVGAFKEVATADARLATALPRYQPQPERLAWVAELVGRWCQLRHTSAAERRLALVLANYPTRNSRLANGVGLDTPASTAAMLHWLAEAGYSLGDQPLPGDGDALIQLLLAGRSNDPESLHRPASAHLSLASYEAWYGQLPAEGRERLEQRWGPPADDPQLEPAGFPIQALRFGHVTLLIQPERGYDRDPSLSYHCPDLPPPHHYLAQYLWLRQEAGVQLICHVGKHGNLEWLPGKGLGLSSSCYPEWALGPMPHIYPFIVNDPGEGSQAKRRAQAVILDHLTPPLGRAGLHGDLRELEALIDEYWEAVQLGSARSDQLRATVLERLAELQLPDLLGAAANGDPLDAADGYLCELKEAQVRTGLHRFGSLPAEPALAELLACLARPPQQQGLGLTQALARDLQLELDPWSDPEEQALSAADQQRLVEFGLPQPRLVGDAVAWLEAIAADHCTALLSGGEGTPKSAQHTSAVLQRLASGLVPDLLQCGTAERQAFLTAIAGGRIAAGPSGAPTRGRPDLLPTGRNFYSVDLRALPTEAAWDLGRRSAELLLDQHLMQEGEPLLQLALSVWGTSTMRNGGEDIAQALALLGVRPVWDGPSRRLVDLELIPLRELGRPRVDVTLRISGLFRDAFPQLVAWVNRATALVAAAEEPEADNPLAAAARRDGHAWRVYGSAPGAYGAGLQGLIDSGEWEERSDLAAAYLNWSSWRYEGLGGSEGNGGRLAIQADRQGFEQRLKGVQVVLHNQDNREHDLFDSDDYYQFQGGLAAAVEAVSGRAPQLWFGDHSRQQRPRVHRLEREFDKVLRSRVLNPRWIEGMQQHGYKGGFEMAASLDYLFAYDASTDRVPDWSYGAISDQWLNDDGVLAFLKRDNPWALRDMAERLLEAHHRGLWEGAQKNQLERLRQLVLEAETLVEG